From a region of the Rhipicephalus microplus isolate Deutch F79 chromosome X, USDA_Rmic, whole genome shotgun sequence genome:
- the LOC142775117 gene encoding uncharacterized protein LOC142775117, with product CDRKLYSFLHDYGNYNFAYNIANGYGAANGRHESGSAYGGVKGAYYLADADGRSRRVEYVADKWGFRAMVKTEEPGTKTSYPAAAPYHSANGKHVPSGYGGFHG from the coding sequence TGTGACCGCAAACTTTACTCATTTTTGCACGATTACGGCAACTACAACTTCGCCTACAACATCGCGAATGGTTATGGAGCCGCCAATGGTCGCCATGAGTCCGGTTCCGCATACGGAGGCGTCAAAGGGGCCTACTACCTGGCTGACGCTGACGGGCGCTCTCGGCGCGTTGAGTACGTCGCCGACAAGTGGGGCTTCCGTGCAATGGTCAAGACCGAGGAGCCAGGCACAAAGACGAGCTACCCGGCGGCTGCGCCCTACCACTCGGCCAACGGGAAGCACGTGCCCTCGGGTTACGGAGGCTTTCATGGATAG